One genomic window of Magnolia sinica isolate HGM2019 chromosome 3, MsV1, whole genome shotgun sequence includes the following:
- the LOC131239945 gene encoding uncharacterized protein LOC131239945 isoform X5: MLVRSAFDGIKGTWYVHMDAASTCLTKNQVRSSENPSRLESGGLEKEPHALETGACKFLDSFAGRTQSCVLNGPSTAENLLQLQPDSGTALPGYCEKPVPCDPPHRTSGVPDDPKCGSSHIENQQVLTSSQFDPIDKEIAAAKNLNLGAEDSRAELCVSPFEIIERSDSEMLKVHNPVSERNGALEAHVPLKENVRDSEQGVGRDEVPSASLVPNKGEKFKKSRDLQIDNSMGETLQPVSVPEKKRKRGKKKEAFQRPAENNSSSDARAGAHGQDASELENANLKELSSKPLNDDCSSPQNLVEMKRKKISLKFQNGVDCEAPDKNGLSAVPLLVSGADDVITSKDTVAGTGVGSLVAIGTDDTVVCSVEIEKDALGEAFGGKKGKKLKKHHTVTAIPPLVEVLENITWNMTPSLHENVTVADAAIGNHQTAEPDSHASSAPQCMSTSSKTVGRMVDSVMGINMDKFDTGKAETEMGASGQAKAYGEKKAKKSRKHRAVSSEGPNPPSVEGPENVTGDTTPLQLLAEVIVSDTNNMTALQHENVTLADDNIGIHQNGEPNPASSTAPQDIGKAAAAETVMESLMATNLNEIAGTEAEAKMDASTQVVASGDKKARKPRRRRGASSRSLNPPSVEEHGNATGDTMTSRYGNFTLGDDSTGIHQFDRTGKVVNTLSKNEELKLTTLDTSNSKNESLGMEKAETGKDRTGTLKLLEASKIIEAGDIKDRKGKKSKKTHSAGTTSHVEDATPLDSDKDFDNKEHGDVTKEVANGLSQAEKRETPETEISNNQLPCLDKEADNASRDEVTLLNTARVSGVEETTEFRDEKGRKKLKKAPASTALGTSEPLMNQHDSGSIDPAPSSHTNNAMGDMQNLDIHHTDENEKEENALPRKTKKMKSGNINLKDPLSGSTSQGKKDTRTKVDTIDCNFEGRHPKANVRDKVSCVDSSMNVANDSRVNFKRFFVPEKEQQLSVDSAEDVASREAPKKSHKERTNKPTRKPNSQSQDVFCSESPSNSRDRPKRRKKTQDSNADAVEIEGPLSKDEQGKHALHGHDNFVAPKRSKSSRAKVSNASGNNTSVHVFAVEGLKENDANQATSGGITDLGDTIYASRLGRHVVSPSNRYRVAVRKVPSKKVGEVLDNSDVEKSLLASSDSIFKHISSESSQDDGEVNDSDATTISHSNDSSTSAYTDGEQEGAHSKPASPKNQLNMDSPGTGPGASSAYGGMNKEDGCNDIDLSQSTGTKSRSIGMVLRSSSAYRKAKLILSQSRLDDSESQPDVVPDSQAANQS; the protein is encoded by the coding sequence ATGCTTGTTAGAAGTGCGTTTGATGGGATTAAAGGAACTTGGTATGTTCACATGGACGCTGCTTCAACATGCTTGACGAAAAACCAAGTGAGGTCCAGTGAAAACCCTTCAAGACTGGAGAGTGGAGGGCTGGAAAAGGAGCCTCATGCATTAGAGACTGGGGCCTGCAAGTTTCTGGATAGTTTTGCAGGACGAACTCAGAGTTGTGTCCTGAATGGCCCTTCAACTGCTGAAAATCTTCTTCAACTTCAACCTGATTCTGGCACTGCATTGCCTGGTTATTGTGAAAAGCCAGTGCCGTGTGATCCTCCTCACAGAACATCAGGAGTTCCTGATGATCCCAAATGTGGAAGTAGCCACATTGAGAACCAACAAGTTCTCACCAGCAGCCAGTTTGATCCCATTGACAAAGAGATAGCAGCAGCCAAAAACTTAAACCTGGGAGCAGAAGATTCACGTGCTGAATTGTGTGTATccccatttgaaattattgaaagGTCAGATTCTGAAATGCTGAAAGTACACAATCCAGTCAGTGAAAGAAACGGAGCCTTGGAAGCTCATGTTCCATTAAAAGAAAATGTCAGAGATTCGGAGCAGGGAGTTGGCAGGGACGAAGTGCCATCGGCATCTTTGGTTCCCAACAAGGgggaaaaattcaagaaaagTAGGGATTTGCAAATTGATAACAGCATGGGAGAGACTTTGCAGCCTGTATCTGTTCCAGAGAAAAAGAGGAAGAGGGGAAAGAAAAAGGAAGCTTTTCAGAGACCTGCTGAAAATAATTCAAGTAGTGATGCTAGAGCTGGTGCACATGGTCAAGATGCGTCTGAATTAGAAAATGCTAACTTAAAGGAGTTATCCAGTAAACCTCTGAATGATGACTGTTCATCACCCCAGAATCTTGttgaaatgaaaaggaagaaaatatctTTGAAATTTCAAAATGGAGTAGATTGTGAAGCTCCTGACAAAAATGGATTGTCTGCAGTGCCTCTCCTGGTAAGTGGGGCCGATGATGTGATTACATCAAAGGATACTGTTGCTGGAACTGGTGTTGGTTCTCTTGTGGCGATTGGTACAGATGATACTGTTGTTTGCAGTGTGGAAATTGAGAAGGATGCTCTGGGAGAAGCCTTTGGAGGGAAAAAAGGGAAGAAGCTGAAGAAGCACCACACTGTTACTGCTATTCCACCTTTAGTTGAAGTACTAGAGAATATTACTTGGAATATGACACCTTCGCTACACGAGAATGTTACTGTTGCTGATGCTGCTATTGGCAATCATCAGACTGCTGAACCTGATAGTCACGCATCTAGTGCACCTCAGTGTATGAGTACATCAAGCAAAACTGTTGGTAGAATGGTGGACTCCGTCATGGGTATCAATATGGATAAATTTGACACAGGTAAGGCAGAAACTGAAATGGGTGCATCAGGGCAAGCAAAGGCATACGGAGAGAAGAAAGCAAAGAAGTCAAGGAAACATCGTGCAGTTAGTTCAGAAGGCCCGAACCCACCTTCAGTTGAAGGTCCTGAAAATGTCACGGGGGATACTACACCTCTGCAACTATTGGCTGAAGTAATCGTTAGTGACACAAATAATATGACAGCTTTGCAACATGAGAATGTCACCCTTGCTGATGACAATATCGgcatccatcaaaatggtgaaCCCAACCCTGCATCATCAACTGCTCCCCAAGATATTGGTAAAGCAGCTGCTGCTGAAACTGTGATGGAGTCTCTCATGGCCACCAATCTGAATGAAATTGCGGGGACCGAGGCAGAGGCCAAGATGGATGCATCAACACAAGTAGTCGCATCTGGAGATAAAAAAGCGAGGAAGCCGAGGAGGCGTCGTGGTGCTAGTTCAAGAAGCCTCAACCCACCTTCAGTTGAAGAACATGGCAATGCCACTGGGGATACTATGACTTCTAGGTATGGGAATTTCACCCTTGGTGATGACAGTACTGGCATTCATCAGTTTGATAGAACCGGAAAAGTGGTTAATACCCTGTCAAAGAACGAAGAACTTAAATTGACAACATTAGACACAAGTAATTCGAAGAATGAATCCTTGGGTATGGAGAAAGCAGAAACAGGTAAAGATAGGACTGGCACTTTGAAGTTGCTGGAGGCCTCCAAAATTATAGAAGCTGGGGATATCAAAgatagaaaaggaaagaagtcAAAGAAAACTCATAGTGCTGGTACAACGAGCCATGTTGAAGATGCCACTCCTTTGGATTCTGATAAAGATTTTGATAATAAAGAACATGGTGATGTAACTAAGGAAGTGGCTAATGGCTTGTCACAGGCGGAAAAGAGAGAAACACCGGAAACAGAAATTTCAAATAATCAGTTGCCATGCCTTGACAAGGAAGCAGATAACGCGAGTAGAGATGAGGTCACTCTGTTAAACACAGCTAGAGTCTCTGGAGTTGAAGAGACTACAGAGTTTAGAgatgagaaaggaagaaagaagttGAAGAAAGCACCAGCTTCCACTGCATTGGGCACATCTGAACCGTTGATGAATCAGCATGACAGTGGTTCTATAGATCCTGCACCTTCCAGCCACACGAACAATGCCATGGGTGACATGCAAAATCTTGATATCCATCACACtgatgaaaatgagaaagaggagAATGCTTTGCCTAGAAAAACGAAGAAAATGAAGTCAGGAAATATAAATTTAAAGGATCCTTTATCTGGATCTACGTCACAAGGGAAGAAGGATACTCGGACCAAGGTTGATACTATTGATTGTAATTTTGAGGGGAGGCATCCCAAGGCCAATGTGAGAGACAAAGTCTCTTGTGTAGATAGCTCTATGAATGTAGCTAATGATAGTAGGGTCAACTTCAAAAGGTTCTTTGTGCCTGAAAAAGAGCAGCAACTGTCTGTTGACTCTGCTGAAGATGTAGCATCTAGGGAAGCTCCAAAGAAATCACAcaaagagagaactaataagccTACAAGAAAACCTAATTCTCAATCTCAAGATGTGTTTTGTTCAGAGAGCCCCTCCAATTCACGTGATCGCCCCAAGCGTAGAAAGAAAACACAAGATAGCAATGCGGATGCTGTTGAAATTGAAGGACCCTTATCAAAggatgagcagggcaaacatgcgCTGCATGGTCATGATAATTTTGTGGCTCCAAAGAGAAGCAAATCCTCAAGGGCAAAGGTTAGCAATGCTTCTGGAAACAATACCTCCGTGCATGTGTTTGCAGTTGAGGGTTTGAAAGAAAATGATGCAAACCAGGCCACATCAGGTGGTATTACTGATTTAGGGGACACAATTTATGCTAGTAGATTGGGTAGGCATGTTGTGTCACCTTCCAACCGTTACCGTGTGGCAGTTAGAAAGGTCCCTAGTAAGAAAGTCGGGGAAGTATTGGACAATTCAGACGTAGAGAAGAGCTTGCTAGCTTCTTCAGACTCGATATTCAAGCATATTAGTAGTGAAAGTTCTCAAGATGATGGTGAAGTAAATGATTCTGATGCAACCACCATTAGTCATTCGAATGATTCCTCTACATCTGCTTATACGGATGGAGAACAGGAAGGAGCACACTCGAAACCTGCATCACCAAAAAACCAGTTAAACATGGATTCACCAGGAACTG